One genomic segment of Actinomycetota bacterium includes these proteins:
- a CDS encoding cation:proton antiporter, which translates to MEHGAAVLLELGGVILGLGILGRLAGRLGLSAIPLYLLAGLAFGEGGLLPLVTAQEFIEIGAEVGVILLLLLLGLEYSASELMSSLRAAAPAGLVDLALNFTPGLLAGLLLGWSALAAVVLGGVTYVTSSGIVAKVLGDLNRLGNRETPVVLSILVVEDLAMAAYLPLITGLLVGGGLLASVLPVGVALATVAVVLVVAVRYGETLSRLVFSPSDEVLLLVILGVALVVAGLAQQLQVSAAVGAFLVGIALSGRAAEAAHDLLSPLRDLFAAVFFVFFGLQTDPRSIPPVALVATVLALVTAATKVATGWWAARRIGVGSRGRWRAGTALVARGEFSIVIAGLAVAAGREAELGPLATAYVLILAVLGPVLARTSEPLRVGLSRPLTARAGRRSARPPADAWRPREP; encoded by the coding sequence GTGGAGCACGGCGCCGCCGTCCTGCTCGAGCTGGGCGGGGTGATCCTGGGGCTGGGCATCCTGGGACGGCTGGCCGGCCGCCTCGGCCTCTCCGCCATCCCCCTGTACCTGCTGGCCGGGCTGGCCTTCGGTGAAGGCGGCCTGCTGCCGCTGGTCACCGCCCAGGAGTTCATCGAGATCGGGGCAGAGGTCGGGGTCATCCTCCTGCTGCTCCTGCTGGGGCTGGAGTACTCGGCCAGCGAGCTGATGAGCAGCCTCCGCGCCGCCGCCCCGGCCGGCCTGGTCGACCTCGCCCTCAACTTCACCCCCGGCCTGCTGGCCGGGCTGCTGCTCGGCTGGTCGGCCCTGGCCGCGGTGGTGCTGGGCGGGGTGACGTACGTGACCTCGTCGGGGATCGTGGCCAAGGTCCTCGGCGACCTGAACCGGCTCGGCAACCGCGAGACCCCGGTGGTCCTGTCCATCCTGGTCGTCGAGGACCTGGCCATGGCCGCCTACCTGCCGCTGATCACCGGGCTGCTGGTCGGGGGCGGGCTGCTGGCCAGCGTCCTGCCGGTCGGGGTCGCCCTGGCCACGGTGGCCGTGGTCCTGGTGGTCGCCGTCCGCTACGGCGAGACCCTCAGCCGGCTGGTGTTCAGCCCCAGCGACGAGGTGCTGCTGCTGGTCATCCTCGGCGTGGCCCTGGTCGTGGCCGGGCTGGCCCAGCAGCTCCAGGTGTCGGCCGCGGTCGGGGCGTTCCTGGTCGGCATCGCCCTGTCCGGCCGGGCCGCCGAGGCCGCCCACGACCTGCTCAGCCCCCTGCGCGACCTGTTCGCGGCCGTGTTCTTCGTGTTCTTCGGGCTCCAGACCGACCCGCGCTCGATCCCCCCGGTCGCGCTCGTGGCCACCGTCCTGGCCCTGGTGACGGCGGCGACCAAGGTCGCCACCGGCTGGTGGGCGGCCCGGAGGATCGGGGTCGGCTCCCGGGGGCGCTGGCGGGCCGGCACGGCCCTGGTCGCCCGGGGCGAGTTCTCGATCGTGATCGCCGGCCTGGCCGTGGCCGCCGGCCGCGAGGCCGAGCTGGGCCCGCTGGCCACCGCCTACGTGCTCATCCTGGCCGTCCTGGGCCCGGTCCTGGCCCGGACCTCCGAGCCCCTGCGGGTCGGCCTCAGCCGCCCGCTCACAGCTCGTGCAGGGCGGCGATCCGCTCGTCCACCGGCGGATGCGTGGCGTCCCCGGGAGCCATGA
- a CDS encoding M48 family metalloprotease — protein sequence MSTLVLLREQIAANRRAYQVTVAVVVAALALFGLLVTLVLGLGVSGLGAGLGLAVLVVGFAPGVGERAALRDAGAQAADPGRWPRYHNLVQGLSQAAGLPVPRLYVVDSDAANAFSVGRDPSRSALVVTRGLLTTLNRVELEGVLAHELNHIWSWGARLATLGVALGRVPGLLRLLAPPRREFDADEGGARLTRYPPGLVSALRKLASGGQPPDGPGLRHLWIMAPGDATHPPVDERIAALHEL from the coding sequence TTGAGCACGCTGGTGCTCCTGCGGGAGCAGATCGCCGCCAACCGCCGCGCCTACCAGGTCACGGTGGCCGTGGTCGTGGCCGCCCTGGCCCTGTTCGGGCTCCTGGTCACCCTCGTCCTGGGCCTCGGGGTGAGCGGGCTCGGGGCCGGGCTGGGCCTGGCCGTGCTGGTGGTCGGGTTCGCTCCCGGGGTGGGGGAGCGGGCCGCGCTGCGCGACGCCGGCGCCCAGGCCGCCGACCCGGGCCGCTGGCCCCGCTACCACAACCTGGTCCAGGGCCTGAGCCAGGCCGCCGGCCTGCCCGTGCCCCGGCTGTACGTGGTCGACAGCGACGCCGCCAACGCCTTCTCGGTCGGGCGCGACCCCTCCCGGTCGGCCCTGGTCGTCACCCGGGGGCTGCTCACCACCCTGAACCGGGTCGAGCTGGAGGGCGTGCTCGCCCACGAGCTCAACCACATCTGGAGCTGGGGGGCGCGCCTGGCCACCCTCGGGGTCGCCCTCGGCCGGGTCCCGGGGCTGCTGCGGCTGCTGGCCCCGCCCCGGCGCGAGTTCGACGCCGACGAGGGCGGGGCCCGCCTCACCCGCTACCCGCCGGGCCTGGTCAGCGCCCTCAGGAAGCTGGCCTCGGGCGGCCAGCCGCCGGACGGGCCCGGCCTGCGCCACCTCTGGATCATGGCTCCCGGGGACGCCACGCATCCGCCGGTGGACGAGCGGATCGCCGCCCTGCACGAGCTGTGA